Within the Populus trichocarpa isolate Nisqually-1 chromosome 14, P.trichocarpa_v4.1, whole genome shotgun sequence genome, the region acttattatatatatcaaacatccaattcaactcaaaagtttaagtatgatttatattattctctaacacatcccctcaagtgaaagctttttggacttaaaacttgcacaaacccacattatcttgtgcttaattttcattaaataaaatagaagtgctgagattcgaactcgtgaccacttggtcattaaTGCTCtgatattatgttaaaaaatcaattcaacccaaaagcttaagctattatgTGAggttcaagatatgatttatattattctctaacaatatataaactaaagttaattaaatcaaagtttgtaaaaaataacccaactaaaatatttatgaattaaattgtacttatttttcaattgtatttttttaaaaaataaaatcctcaaTCCACTTCCATGTATGAATTTGGGTTCGTTGTCTACATCTTACCACGTTGCTCTAGAGTCGAGACTGGGATTGAAGTGACATGTGATTGGGTAGTATTTACTAGAATTTCTCAATCAATGAAAAGGTAATCAGATAATTAATCACAATTATTAAAAGTGTTTACAAATTAAATCCTTGATTGCATGGTGCACGAGGTCCAGCACTAATCTTGCACTTTAGCATGCGCGTGTCAcgtaaattttcaaatttttttattttctaggctaaaattataaatattgttaaggagggccggaaaaaaaaatctcctcaCAAGAGCTGGCCCCAGCAAGCTCCCGTCCCCGCCATTGCCCCGTCGATCTCTCCTAATAGAATCGTGAAATTCAAACCGAATATTCATATCTTTATACTCTAAACTCTATTTTTCAGTTTAAATATaatagagagaaagaggatATATCctcttgtaatttttatttaacaaaaaaagagatttattcaaaaatattttaaaaataaatttattttatatttctatatcTTACacgtttttatccttttcttttttcctgtatTTGTCTATTTTATCGATCCAGAGATATGTGAACTCCCGTGATACACCGTCacttcatttttgtttctttctttaccCTGCAGCGGAAGCAAAACGAAATGCACTTATCCTTTAATCTCATTGCTATCAACCCTAACAGTCAAATGAAGACTCGTATAAATCATGCCGCTAATGAGGCAGTGCTTCAATGTTCGGCAAATTAATGAGGACTGGTACGGCCAGTTCTGAGCCATATATACATGGAAGAACTAGCTGGTCGTGGTGGTCCGAAGGGAATGTCTTCTAGTGTGCTTGTGTGATCCATCTTTTGTAGTCGAATGTAACACCATAAATGCATATATGTCGAGGATAAATCAAACACGACTACGATTAATTGATGTTGTTCTGTGACatgtttaacattattattaagctctccaaacaaaaaaaagcaccGCCAGGACCAACAATGAACTGATTTCTTCCAACTTCTTATGCCGGAGAAGTTGTAAGAAGGCCATGAAAGTCAAGAAGAAGACACTAGTTGTTTCTTGGATTGATTAAATAGGACGGTGGCATCACGTCAGATTACCTGCCCAAACTACCAAATAAAAGAGTTGAAAATCGAACAATTTTTGTATGGAATTCCTAGAAATTTCTATTCTTGAGGCCGTATAGGAGTATCTTCATTGATCTATTTGATTTGGATTCCACGTTATGACGACTTTGGAATAACTTTTGGCAATCTGTGATCAGTGTTTTTTATGTCCATCGACTTTGTAGTAAAATCAAGAAAGCATAAAACAGAGCTACCctccaagagaaaaaaacttgaacagGGTTTGTTGGAAATTCTaagcacataaattttaacCAGGATTTTGTGGAGTTTGATTATTATTACGTGATAATTGGAACAAAGAAcatatatactttttaaatgacagaaattcattctaaaattatattaaagatggatttattttatgtttttgtttttatctatttaacaaaataagttttgtgtcttttatatttgttttttctattttttttacattttaaaatgacaaaaattcactctaaaattatcttaaaaacaggtttattttatgtttttgtcttaATCTAtgtaacaaaacaaattttgtgtcttttatatttgttctttctatttcttttatattttaaatgaaaaaaattcactctaaaattatcttaaaaacaggtttattttatgtttttgtctttatctatttaacaaaaacaagttttgtttcttctatatttgttctttctatttcttttacattttgaaataagaaattcaccctaaaattatattaaaaacgagtttattttatgtttttgtctttatctattaaacaaaacaagttgtgtcttttatatttgttatttctatttctattttgaaatgacaaaaattcactctaaaattatattaaagatgaatttattttatgtttttgtctttatctatttaacaaaaacaagttttatctCTTCTATATTTGTTCCTTCtgtttcttttacattttgaaatgaaaaaaattcacgttaaaattattttaaaaatagatttattttatgtttttatctttatctatttaacaaaataagtTTTGTGTCTCCTATATTTGTTGTATATTACAGGACACATGACAGATATACAATAGTATAGTCGTATTTTAAAGACCAATATGCAAATTGAATTAAATGAGAAGCATATGAACATGATCATCAATGCCTTTTGATTCTTCTGTGATCATCAATGCCTTTTGATTCTTCTGTGAACATGATCATCAATGCCTTTTGATTCTTCTGTGACACAGAGCTTTCTCTCACGAATCTAGAATTTCTACCAAGTACTATCCCTTGCCACCACCAACACCAAAAAGCTTCGTTTTCTTACCATAAAAGCCAATTCAATCTGTTAAGTGCAGTCCATAAATATGGTAGACAACTAGATAGAGCAAGAACGTAAACAGTAAATGGCCCCTGTCCGGCTGTCCCCACATGACTACATGGGTGACAAAAAAGCCCTTAGATATTGGTTAAGCAATTCTTCACTCTAGACTTGGGGGATCGATAGGaataagaaagtaaaaaagatTAGTGATTCTGTACTGTGGTCACTATGAGGATTATATAAACACACTGAGCAGGAGTTATGGACAATGAATGGTGAATTCTTGGACCTACAATAAAGAGTAGGCCTTAGCAAGAAGTTGTAGAGCATCTGGATAGGCTTGAGTGTGAATATCCATATCCTCCATGGTAAAATTCGCCCGTGTGATAAAAAGTTGTCTGGATTTGTGTCCTATTAAATTAATACCATATATAACTAGAGAGGTCGCATTAgatgttttttgtcttttattcttTTGGACATCTATAAATCGACTTCCTCTCCCGCTCTCCCCATGACTAGAACAACCAATTCTAATACCTTGTGTGATACTGCTGTTAAAACCTGCTCTCAGgtgagggagagaaagagacaGAGAGACAGAGATAGAGATAGAGATGGGAGGGATTCTTGCTTACGTTCTCATCTTTCTTGTAAGTGTAGTGGCTTATAtcattaagaaaagaaacaacaaagaacCCTACACAGGAATTAAGCTCCCACCAGGTTCGTTGGGATGGCCTTACATAGGAGAGACTCTTCAACTCTACTCTCAAGACCCAAATGTGTTCTTTGCTTCCAAACAAAAAAGGTTCTTTTCTTGGTCAACTCTTAATTATTTCCCATGATCATCTTTGAATCCttctgatttcatcatttatttccCTCCAGTGCGTGTTAGTTTTCTTTTTGAACATTTTGTTTGCATGCAATTGAATGTGGTGTACATGGTGATATAGGTATGGAGAAATATTCAAGACCCATATTCTTGGTTGCCCTAGTGTTATGCTGGCTAGCCCTGAGGCAGCTCGGTTTGTGCTTGTGACTCAAGCTCATTTGTTCAAGCCAACATATCCCAAAAGCAAGGAACATTTGATCGGTCCATCagctcttttttttcatcaaggAGATTACCATGTCCGTCTAAGGAAGTTGGTTCAGGGATCCTTGTCTCTGGATGCAATTCGAAATTTGGTTGCTGATATTTCAGCTACAGCAGCCTCTACCTTAGACTCATGGGATGGTGGACATGTCCTTAACACCTTCCAAGAAATGAAAAAGGTTAGTTGGTGTGGTTCAATATGTGGTCAACATTTAGCacagatcaattttttaatgctaCTTTTCTACTTTTGATATGTTGTTACACCCAGCCTAGATTCTATATGGCTTTCTTTAAGTTTTAACTCTTAGTGAATCTTTACATAGTTTTATATTCCTTGCTTGTGCAAACGAGCCCTTTTTAAGGTCCTGTTTGCATTATTTACATGCTCTTACTCGGAATCCTTATAATTCTCATGGATTTGTGCTTTACCTTTGCAGTTTTCTTTTGAGGTAGGAATACTAGCAATTTTTGGCAATTTGGAAGCCCATTATAGAGAAGAATTGAAAAGGAACTACAGAATTGTGGATAAAGGCTATAATTCCTTTCCAACAAGCCTCCCGGGAACTCCTTTCAAGAAGGCAGTGCTGGTGAGCGTAACAAACAAGAGTACATTTGCCTTCAGATTTTGTTCTATGATGTCTCATAAATTGTCCTTCGACATGCATTGACTCttcaaataatttctaaaaaatggaTGTCCTACAGGCAAGAAAGAGGTTAAGCAAGATTCTTGGTGATATTATTtgtgaaagaaaagagaagaggtTGCTTGAAAAGGATCTCTTGGGTTGTCTATTGAACTCAAAAGATGAGAAAGGAGAAGTCTTAACCGATGATCAAATCGCGGATAACATTATCGGAGTGCTCTTTGCTGCTCAAGACACCACAGCTACTGCCATGACATGGATTGTCAAGTATCTCCATGACAACCAGAAAATTCTAGAGGCTGTAAAGGTATGATTAAGAACAAGCCAAGTCATCAGCAGGGTCTAGAACAAGTCTTTCTCACATTTGTTTCTTGTCTGTCTTTGAATTCTATCCATAGATACAGTAATTGTATTAATTGTTGAtaattattgatgatgatgtttcCTATAGGCCGAACAGAATGCAATCCGCAAACTGAACGATgaggaaaatcaaccattgagTTGGAGTCAAACTAGGAGCATGCCATTAACCCACAAGGTATGCAATCATGTTTCAGAGCTGTGATTTTAACACTTCCAAGCACAAGGCATGAATTTTGAGACTGTAAATTTGTAGTTCTACTTATTTGCCTAGTGGGATATCATTTTGTTATACAAATGGCTAACAGCAAGAAACTACGGACTGGCAGGTTGTGCTGGAGAGCTTGAGAATGGCAAGCATTATATCTTTTACATTTAGGGAAGCAGTGGCTGATGTCGAATACAAGGGTAATAAGAGGAAGAATAACTCATATCTATTTGAAT harbors:
- the LOC18104892 gene encoding abscisic acid 8'-hydroxylase CYP707A1, whose protein sequence is MGGILAYVLIFLVSVVAYIIKKRNNKEPYTGIKLPPGSLGWPYIGETLQLYSQDPNVFFASKQKRYGEIFKTHILGCPSVMLASPEAARFVLVTQAHLFKPTYPKSKEHLIGPSALFFHQGDYHVRLRKLVQGSLSLDAIRNLVADISATAASTLDSWDGGHVLNTFQEMKKFSFEVGILAIFGNLEAHYREELKRNYRIVDKGYNSFPTSLPGTPFKKAVLARKRLSKILGDIICERKEKRLLEKDLLGCLLNSKDEKGEVLTDDQIADNIIGVLFAAQDTTATAMTWIVKYLHDNQKILEAVKAEQNAIRKLNDEENQPLSWSQTRSMPLTHKVVLESLRMASIISFTFREAVADVEYKGYLIPKGWKVMPLFRNIHHNPEYFSDPQKFDPTRFEVAPKPNTYMPFGSGQHACPGNELAKLEILVMIHHLLTKFRWKVVGSQSGIQYGPFPVPLHGLPARFWKESTS